The following are encoded together in the Lagopus muta isolate bLagMut1 chromosome 7, bLagMut1 primary, whole genome shotgun sequence genome:
- the KCNH2 gene encoding potassium voltage-gated channel subfamily H member 2 isoform X1 codes for MPVRRGHVAPQNTFLDTIIRKFEGQSRKFIIANARVENCAVIYCNDGFCELCGYTRAEVMQKPCTCDFLHGPRTQRSAAAQIAQALLGSEERKVEICFYRKDGSCFLCLVDVVPVKNEDGAVIMFILNFEAVMESERPRSPPADTNHWVTPGAWIPAGRSRSFRLKLPALLALSGSKQSLPPEPPDAVIVDVSERGAEPSSSSLDNGCLGCARPEDQRALMEPEDGDAPPEPPVTHSSPLAERLRPAPFSDGSLARSRSRESCHSVRRASSVDDIEAMRGDGEKRCHSRHASAGTGMHRGASTGAMNNIRSTLLNSTSDSDLVRYRAISRIPQITLNFVDFKADAFLGAPSGEKEIIAPTKLKDRTHNVTEKVTQVLSLGADVLPEYKLQAPRIHKWTILHYSPFKAVWDWLILLLVIYTAIFTPYSAAFLLNDQEEAQRHNCGYSCSPLNVVDLIVDIMFIIDILINFRTTYVNSNEEVVSHPAKIAIHYFKGWFLIDMVAAIPFDLLIFGSGSEETTTLIGLLKTARLLRLVRVARKLDRYSEYGAAVLFLLMCTFALIAHWLACIWYAIGNVEGQRIGWLHSLGDQIGKPLNDSNPLYGPTIKDKYVTALYFTFSSLTSVGFGNVSPNTNSEKIFSICVMLIGSLMYASIFGNVSAIIQRLYSGTARYHTQMLRVREFIRFHQIPNPLRQRLEEYFQHAWSYTNGIDMNAVLKGFPECLQADICLHLNRSLLQNCKPFKGATKGCLRALAMKFKTTHAPPGDTLVHAGDVLTALYFISRGSIEILRGDVVVAILGKNDIFGEPLNLYARPGKSNADVRALTYCDLHKIHREDLLEVLDMYPEFSDHFWSSLEITFNLRDTNMIPGSPGSDELDSGFNRLRKRKLSFRRRTEKDAEAAGEPRGGQKALRLSRGCQAPGAPRGPAEWEPCHCSSPSSSPSSDEDEHPAPAPGAAALSPFRSPRPGGEAPTATDTEEREGSDTCNPLSGAFSGVSNIFSFWGESRGRQYQELPRCTIPAHAALGIPMPSMTRRQRSEVEMRLDLLQKQLNRLETRMAADISSIMQLLQRQAALVPPAYSTVSSPHQPPGPPPCPLQPILPITPIQPLSQVPSFPVPPELRGAGGPPPPPDVVLLLEPSPRRRSLPGPLPPAQPLHRHCSDPGS; via the exons ATGCCGGTGCGGAGGGGGCACGTCGCCCCCCAGAACACCTTCCTGGACACCATCATCCGCAAGTTCGAGGGGCAGA GCCGCAAATTCATCATCGCCAACGCGCGGGTGGAGAACTGCGCTGTGATTTACTGCAACGATGGCTTCTGCGAGCTGTGCGGCTACACGCGGGCCGAGGTCATGCAGAAGCCCTGCACCTGCGACTTCCTGCACGGCCCCCGCACGCAGCGCAGCGCGGCAGCACAGATCGCCCAGGCGCTGCTGGGCTCCGAGGAGCGCAAGGTCGAGATCTGCTTCTACCGCAAGGACG GCAGCTGCTTCCTGTGCCTCGTGGACGTGGTGCCGGTGAAGAACGAGGATGGAGCCGTCATTATGTTCATCCTCAACTTCGAGGCGGTGATGGAGAGCGAACGGCCGCGCTCCCCCCCCGCAGACACCAACCACTGGGTCACCCCCGGCGCCTGGATCCCGGCAG GCCGCAGCCGCTCCTTCCGCCTGAAGCTGCCGGCCCTGCTGGCTCTATCGGGCAGCAAGCAGTCGCTGCCTCCGGAGCCGCCCGACGCCGTCATCGTGGACGTCTCCGAGCGCGGCGCCGAGCCGAGCAGCTCCTCTCTGGACAACGGCTGCCTGGGCTGCGCGCGGCCCGAGGACCAGCGGGCTCTGATGGAGCCCGAGGACGGCGACGCTCCCCCCGAGCCCCCCGTCACCCACTCCTCGCCCCTCGCCGAGCGCCTCCGCCCCGCGCCCTTCTCCGACGGCAGCCTGGCGCGCAGCCGCTCGAGGGAGAGCTGTCACAGCGTGCGCCGCGCCTCCTCCGTGGATGACATCGAGGCCATGAGGGGAGACGGGGAGAAGCGCTGCCACAGCCGGCACGCCAGCGCCGGGACCGGAATGCACCGCGGAGCCAGCACCG gGGCCATGAACAACATCCGCAGCACTCTGCTCAACTCCACGTCCGACTCCGACCTGGTGAGGTACCGAGCCATCAGCAGGATCCCCCAGATCACCCTCAACTTCGTGGACTTCAAAGCTGATGCCTTCCTGGGGGCTCCATCCGGAGAGAAGGAGATCATCGCCCCCACCAAACTGAAGGACCGCACGCACAACGTCACCGAAAAGGTCACCCAG GTGCTGTCCCTGGGTGCCGACGTCCTCCCCGAGTACAAGCTGCAGGCGCCGCGCATCCACAAATGGACCATCCTGCACTACAGCCCCTTCAAGGCGGTGTGGGACTGGCTCATCCTGCTGCTGGTCATCTACACCGCCATCTTCACGCCCTACTCGGCCGCCTTCCTGCTCAACGACCAGGAGGAGGCCCAGCGGCACAACTGTGGCTactcctgcagccccctcaACGTGGTGGACCTCATCGTGGACATCATGTTCATCATCGACATCCTCATCAACTTCCGCACCACCTACGTCAACTCCAACGAGGAGGTGGTGAGCCACCCCGCCAAGATCGCCATCCACTACTTCAAGGGCTGGTTCCTTATCGACATGGTGGCTGCCATCCCCTTCGATCTGCTCATCTTTGGCTCCGGCTCTGAGgag ACCACCACACTGATCGGGCTGCTGAAGACGGCGCGGCTGCTCCGCCTGGTGCGGGTGGCCCGCAAATTGGACCGGTACTCTGAGTACGGGGCGGCCGTGCTCTTCCTGCTGATGTGCACCTTCGCGCTGATCGCGCACTGGCTGGCCTGCATCTGGTACGCCATCGGCAACGTGGAGGGGCAGCGCATCGGCTGGCTGCACTCGCTGGGCGACCAAATCGGCAAGCCTCTGAACGACAGCAACCCCCTGTACGGCCCCACCATCAAGGACAAGTACGTCACGGCGCTCTACTTCACCTTCAGCAGCCTGACCAGCGTCGGCTTCGGCAACGTCTCGCCCAACACCAACTCGGAGAAGATCTTCTCCATCTGTGTCATGCTCATCGGCT CCCTGATGTACGCCAGCATCTTTGGGAACGTGTCGGCCATCATCCAGCGGCTGTACTCGGGCACGGCGCGCTACCACACGCAGATGCTGCGCGTCCGCGAGTTCATCCGCTTCCACCAGATCCCCAACCCGCTGCGCCAGCGCCTGGAGGAGTATTTCCAGCACGCCTGGTCCTACACCAACGGCATCGACATGAACGCG GTGCTGAAGGGCTTCCCCGAGTGCCTGCAGGCCGACATCTGCCTGCACCTGAACCGCAGcctgctgcagaactgcaagcCCTTCAAGGGAGCCACCAAGGGCTGCCTGCGTGCCCTGGCCATGAAGTTCAAGACGACGCACGCTCCGCCCGGGGACACGCTGGTGCACGCCGGCGATGTGCTGACTGCGCTCTACTTCATCTCGCGTGGCTCCATCGAGATCCTGCGTGGGGATGTGGTGGTGGCCATCCTGG GGAAGAACGACATTTTTGGGGAGCCACTGAACCTGTACGCGCGGCCGGGGAAGTCCAATGCCGACGTGCGTGCGCTCACCTACTGCGACCTGCACAAGATCCACCGTGAGGAcctgctggaggtgctggacATGTACCCCGAGTTCTCCGACCATTTCTGGTCCAGCCTGGAGATCACCTTCAACCTGCGCGAC ACCAACATGATCCCCGGTTCCCCGGGCAGCGATGAACTGGACAGCGGCTTCAACCGCCTGCGCAAACGCAAGCTCTCCTTCCGTCGCCGCACAGAGAAAG ATGCGGAGGCCGCCGGGGAGCCGCGTGGTGGGCAGAAGGCGCTGCGGCTGAGCAGGGGCTGCCAGGCACCGGGAGCCCCGCGGGGGCCAGCAGAGTGGGAGCCGTGCCACTGCAGCTCGCCCTCCAGCTCCCCATCCAGCGATGAGGATGAGCACCCAGCACCCGCCCCGGGGGCCGCTGCTCTCTCACCCTTccgcagcccccggcccggAGGTGAAGCCCCCACAGCCACCGACACTGAGGAGCGCGAGGGCAGTGATACGTGCAACCCCCTCTCAG GCGCCTTCTCGGGGGTCTCCAACATCTTCAGCTTCTGGGGGGAGAGCCGGGGGAGGCAATACCAGGAACTGCCCCGCTGCACCATCCCTGCACACGCAGCCCTTGGGATCCCAATGCCCTCCATGACTCGCCGGCAGCGCTCCGAGGTGGAGATGCGCCTCGACCTCCTCCAGAAGCAGCTCAATAG GTTGGAGACGCGGATGGCGGCGGACATCAGCTCCAtcatgcagctgctgcagcgCCAGGCTGCTCTCGTGCCCCCTGCCTACAGCACGGTGTCATCCCCTCATCAGCCTCCTGGTCCCCCCCCGTGCCCGCTGCAGCCCATcctccccatcacccccatcCAGCCGCTGTCTCAG GTTCCCAGCTTCCCAGTGCCCCCAGAGCTGCGCGGCGCTGGGGgtcccccgccgccccccgacgtggtgctgctgctggagccgtCCCCACGCCGCCGCTCGCTGCCCGGCCCGCTGCCTCCCGCGCAGCCGCTGCACAGACACTGCTCCGATCCCGGCAGTTAG
- the KCNH2 gene encoding potassium voltage-gated channel subfamily H member 2 isoform X2: protein MFILNFEAVMESERPRSPPADTNHWVTPGAWIPAGRSRSFRLKLPALLALSGSKQSLPPEPPDAVIVDVSERGAEPSSSSLDNGCLGCARPEDQRALMEPEDGDAPPEPPVTHSSPLAERLRPAPFSDGSLARSRSRESCHSVRRASSVDDIEAMRGDGEKRCHSRHASAGTGMHRGASTGAMNNIRSTLLNSTSDSDLVRYRAISRIPQITLNFVDFKADAFLGAPSGEKEIIAPTKLKDRTHNVTEKVTQVLSLGADVLPEYKLQAPRIHKWTILHYSPFKAVWDWLILLLVIYTAIFTPYSAAFLLNDQEEAQRHNCGYSCSPLNVVDLIVDIMFIIDILINFRTTYVNSNEEVVSHPAKIAIHYFKGWFLIDMVAAIPFDLLIFGSGSEETTTLIGLLKTARLLRLVRVARKLDRYSEYGAAVLFLLMCTFALIAHWLACIWYAIGNVEGQRIGWLHSLGDQIGKPLNDSNPLYGPTIKDKYVTALYFTFSSLTSVGFGNVSPNTNSEKIFSICVMLIGSLMYASIFGNVSAIIQRLYSGTARYHTQMLRVREFIRFHQIPNPLRQRLEEYFQHAWSYTNGIDMNAVLKGFPECLQADICLHLNRSLLQNCKPFKGATKGCLRALAMKFKTTHAPPGDTLVHAGDVLTALYFISRGSIEILRGDVVVAILGKNDIFGEPLNLYARPGKSNADVRALTYCDLHKIHREDLLEVLDMYPEFSDHFWSSLEITFNLRDTNMIPGSPGSDELDSGFNRLRKRKLSFRRRTEKDAEAAGEPRGGQKALRLSRGCQAPGAPRGPAEWEPCHCSSPSSSPSSDEDEHPAPAPGAAALSPFRSPRPGGEAPTATDTEEREGSDTCNPLSGAFSGVSNIFSFWGESRGRQYQELPRCTIPAHAALGIPMPSMTRRQRSEVEMRLDLLQKQLNRLETRMAADISSIMQLLQRQAALVPPAYSTVSSPHQPPGPPPCPLQPILPITPIQPLSQVPSFPVPPELRGAGGPPPPPDVVLLLEPSPRRRSLPGPLPPAQPLHRHCSDPGS from the exons ATGTTCATCCTCAACTTCGAGGCGGTGATGGAGAGCGAACGGCCGCGCTCCCCCCCCGCAGACACCAACCACTGGGTCACCCCCGGCGCCTGGATCCCGGCAG GCCGCAGCCGCTCCTTCCGCCTGAAGCTGCCGGCCCTGCTGGCTCTATCGGGCAGCAAGCAGTCGCTGCCTCCGGAGCCGCCCGACGCCGTCATCGTGGACGTCTCCGAGCGCGGCGCCGAGCCGAGCAGCTCCTCTCTGGACAACGGCTGCCTGGGCTGCGCGCGGCCCGAGGACCAGCGGGCTCTGATGGAGCCCGAGGACGGCGACGCTCCCCCCGAGCCCCCCGTCACCCACTCCTCGCCCCTCGCCGAGCGCCTCCGCCCCGCGCCCTTCTCCGACGGCAGCCTGGCGCGCAGCCGCTCGAGGGAGAGCTGTCACAGCGTGCGCCGCGCCTCCTCCGTGGATGACATCGAGGCCATGAGGGGAGACGGGGAGAAGCGCTGCCACAGCCGGCACGCCAGCGCCGGGACCGGAATGCACCGCGGAGCCAGCACCG gGGCCATGAACAACATCCGCAGCACTCTGCTCAACTCCACGTCCGACTCCGACCTGGTGAGGTACCGAGCCATCAGCAGGATCCCCCAGATCACCCTCAACTTCGTGGACTTCAAAGCTGATGCCTTCCTGGGGGCTCCATCCGGAGAGAAGGAGATCATCGCCCCCACCAAACTGAAGGACCGCACGCACAACGTCACCGAAAAGGTCACCCAG GTGCTGTCCCTGGGTGCCGACGTCCTCCCCGAGTACAAGCTGCAGGCGCCGCGCATCCACAAATGGACCATCCTGCACTACAGCCCCTTCAAGGCGGTGTGGGACTGGCTCATCCTGCTGCTGGTCATCTACACCGCCATCTTCACGCCCTACTCGGCCGCCTTCCTGCTCAACGACCAGGAGGAGGCCCAGCGGCACAACTGTGGCTactcctgcagccccctcaACGTGGTGGACCTCATCGTGGACATCATGTTCATCATCGACATCCTCATCAACTTCCGCACCACCTACGTCAACTCCAACGAGGAGGTGGTGAGCCACCCCGCCAAGATCGCCATCCACTACTTCAAGGGCTGGTTCCTTATCGACATGGTGGCTGCCATCCCCTTCGATCTGCTCATCTTTGGCTCCGGCTCTGAGgag ACCACCACACTGATCGGGCTGCTGAAGACGGCGCGGCTGCTCCGCCTGGTGCGGGTGGCCCGCAAATTGGACCGGTACTCTGAGTACGGGGCGGCCGTGCTCTTCCTGCTGATGTGCACCTTCGCGCTGATCGCGCACTGGCTGGCCTGCATCTGGTACGCCATCGGCAACGTGGAGGGGCAGCGCATCGGCTGGCTGCACTCGCTGGGCGACCAAATCGGCAAGCCTCTGAACGACAGCAACCCCCTGTACGGCCCCACCATCAAGGACAAGTACGTCACGGCGCTCTACTTCACCTTCAGCAGCCTGACCAGCGTCGGCTTCGGCAACGTCTCGCCCAACACCAACTCGGAGAAGATCTTCTCCATCTGTGTCATGCTCATCGGCT CCCTGATGTACGCCAGCATCTTTGGGAACGTGTCGGCCATCATCCAGCGGCTGTACTCGGGCACGGCGCGCTACCACACGCAGATGCTGCGCGTCCGCGAGTTCATCCGCTTCCACCAGATCCCCAACCCGCTGCGCCAGCGCCTGGAGGAGTATTTCCAGCACGCCTGGTCCTACACCAACGGCATCGACATGAACGCG GTGCTGAAGGGCTTCCCCGAGTGCCTGCAGGCCGACATCTGCCTGCACCTGAACCGCAGcctgctgcagaactgcaagcCCTTCAAGGGAGCCACCAAGGGCTGCCTGCGTGCCCTGGCCATGAAGTTCAAGACGACGCACGCTCCGCCCGGGGACACGCTGGTGCACGCCGGCGATGTGCTGACTGCGCTCTACTTCATCTCGCGTGGCTCCATCGAGATCCTGCGTGGGGATGTGGTGGTGGCCATCCTGG GGAAGAACGACATTTTTGGGGAGCCACTGAACCTGTACGCGCGGCCGGGGAAGTCCAATGCCGACGTGCGTGCGCTCACCTACTGCGACCTGCACAAGATCCACCGTGAGGAcctgctggaggtgctggacATGTACCCCGAGTTCTCCGACCATTTCTGGTCCAGCCTGGAGATCACCTTCAACCTGCGCGAC ACCAACATGATCCCCGGTTCCCCGGGCAGCGATGAACTGGACAGCGGCTTCAACCGCCTGCGCAAACGCAAGCTCTCCTTCCGTCGCCGCACAGAGAAAG ATGCGGAGGCCGCCGGGGAGCCGCGTGGTGGGCAGAAGGCGCTGCGGCTGAGCAGGGGCTGCCAGGCACCGGGAGCCCCGCGGGGGCCAGCAGAGTGGGAGCCGTGCCACTGCAGCTCGCCCTCCAGCTCCCCATCCAGCGATGAGGATGAGCACCCAGCACCCGCCCCGGGGGCCGCTGCTCTCTCACCCTTccgcagcccccggcccggAGGTGAAGCCCCCACAGCCACCGACACTGAGGAGCGCGAGGGCAGTGATACGTGCAACCCCCTCTCAG GCGCCTTCTCGGGGGTCTCCAACATCTTCAGCTTCTGGGGGGAGAGCCGGGGGAGGCAATACCAGGAACTGCCCCGCTGCACCATCCCTGCACACGCAGCCCTTGGGATCCCAATGCCCTCCATGACTCGCCGGCAGCGCTCCGAGGTGGAGATGCGCCTCGACCTCCTCCAGAAGCAGCTCAATAG GTTGGAGACGCGGATGGCGGCGGACATCAGCTCCAtcatgcagctgctgcagcgCCAGGCTGCTCTCGTGCCCCCTGCCTACAGCACGGTGTCATCCCCTCATCAGCCTCCTGGTCCCCCCCCGTGCCCGCTGCAGCCCATcctccccatcacccccatcCAGCCGCTGTCTCAG GTTCCCAGCTTCCCAGTGCCCCCAGAGCTGCGCGGCGCTGGGGgtcccccgccgccccccgacgtggtgctgctgctggagccgtCCCCACGCCGCCGCTCGCTGCCCGGCCCGCTGCCTCCCGCGCAGCCGCTGCACAGACACTGCTCCGATCCCGGCAGTTAG